One Mustelus asterias chromosome 10, sMusAst1.hap1.1, whole genome shotgun sequence DNA window includes the following coding sequences:
- the LOC144499447 gene encoding alpha-(1,3)-fucosyltransferase 4-like, whose protein sequence is MHRRLCRRLSFAIFVGILLTLYRSVQELPQVNSPHPLQRRVGVRGKAPLVTVLIWWYPFGKKSKIQDCDSSYNIQGCRLTTDRRLYPISQAVIIHHRDLGGNVSQLPAGPRPASQRWVWMNFESPTHSSGLEVLNGVFNWTMSYKRGSDIFIPYGYLYPKKRTEGKVALPSKSKLVAWVISNWNEDHARVQYYHRLNRYVDIDLYGRYHQPLQNDSIVLTISPYKFYLAFENSQHMDYITEKLWRNALMSSTVPIVLGPSRANYEQYIPADSFIHVDDFSTPKKLARHLMLLDKNARSYRKYFDWRRRYNVHLAKFWEEPYCKVCEAVKNARASDHKSISNLASWFQ, encoded by the coding sequence ATGCATAGGCGTCTGTGCCGACGGCTTTCTTTCGCTATTTTCGTGGGAATCCTGCTAACCCTTTACAGGTCAGTGCAAGAACTTCCTCAGGTCAACTCCCCGCATCCTTTACAGAGGAGAGTCGGAGTCAGGGGAAAGGCTCCGCTAGTGACGGTGCTCATTTGGTGGTATCCCTTCGGCAAGAAAAGCAAGATCCAAGACTGTGATAGTTCCTACAACATCCAGGGCTGCCGATTGACTACAGATCGGCGACTCTACCCCATTTCCCAGGCTGTGATTATACATCACCGAGACCTGGGGGGGAACGTGAGCCAGCTTCCTGCGGGACCCAGACCCGCTTCCCAGAGATGGGTCTGGATGAATTTCGAGTCTCCCACTCACTCTTCGGGTCTGGAAGTGCTTAATGGGGTTTTTAACTGGACCATGTCCTACAAACGGGGCTCTGACATCTTCATTCCTTATGGATACCTGTACCCCAAAAAAAGAACAGAGGGGAAAGTGGCACTACCCAGCAAATCTAAGCTGGTGGCTTGGGTCATCAGCAACTGGAATGAGGACCATGCACGGGTTCAATATTACCACCGACTCAATAGGTATGTGGACATCGACTTGTATGGGAGATATCATCAGCCGCTGCAGAATGACAGTATTGTCCTGACCATATCGCCGTATAAGTTTTATCTGGCTTTCGAAAATtcacagcacatggactacatAACTGAAAAACTTTGGAGAAATGCCCTCATGTCCAGCACTGTGCCCATAGTCCTGGGTCCCAGCAGGGCCAACTATGAGCAGTACATACCGGCCGATTCCTTTATCCATGTAGACGACTTCTCGACTCCCAAAAAGCTGGCCCGCCACTTGATGCTTTTAGACAAAAACGCAAGGAGCTATCGGAAATATTTCGATTGGAGAAGACGATACAATGTGCACCTGGCAAAGTTTTGGGAGGAGCCCTACTGCAAAGTGTGCGAGGCTGTCAAAAATGCTAGGGCGTCTGACCACAAGAGCATCTCCAATCTGGCCAGTTGGTTCCAGTGA